One Salmo trutta chromosome 12, fSalTru1.1, whole genome shotgun sequence genomic region harbors:
- the LOC115203663 gene encoding zinc finger protein 710 isoform X2 encodes MARQVDSGTQTDPVVVLSLAQAAVLGLISQNEVFGATIAPNGFYTGEPKESPALPVEGVDYEYADQLIGANGDYLGDNLPEDGHMQPSCSQRRWHGPPPEGKMVGPERHAGVPVDGSSQVKGEGVITGLTSCVHMLNNLATTRGGLVQVDPASLRAAAQKGCAECDRDMSSQQANTHPHTHSQAGHSHKGEPGHRSLQGQRGLGHQERAREEEGEVEQGNSLMKGGQEETISSYFQSSEVGGYEGGEVYHENSQGMMWGNQLEQGVGGRGGAGRGGTHRHHGRRVDRLDINIQIDESYCVDMGEGLKRWKCRMCEKSYTSKYNLVTHILGHQGIKPHACPHCGKLFKQPSHLQTHLLTHQGTRPHKCTVCKKGFTQTSHLKRHMLQHTDVKPYSCRFCRRGFAYPSELRAHETKHERGRCHVCSQCGMEFPTYAHLKRHQTSHQGQTSYQCTECNKSFTYRSQLQNHLLKHQSPRPYSCSHCGLEFVQLHHLRQHALTHKGMKGHKCEVCSREFTLSANLKRHMLIHNSIRPFQCHICFKSFIQKQTLKTHMIVHLPVKPFKCKVCGKSFNRMYNLLGHMHLHAGSKPFKCPYCSSKFNLKGNLSRHMKVKHGMDISPDGQDALPEMEGQGHYEEDNFDFGTSGANNNMDNGGSQNLTKLTTANMDDMDNYYNFGKDTANYNTS; translated from the exons ATGGCCAGACAGGTTGATTCTGGCACTCAGACTGATCctgtggtggttctgtctctagCCCAGGCTGCTGTTCTGGGGCTCATCTCTCAGAATGAGGTGTTTGGTGCTACCATCGCTCCTAATGGCTTCTACACAGGAGAACCTAAAGAGTCTCCTGCCCTGCCTGTAGAGGGGGTGGATTACGAATACGCTGATCAGCTGATAGGAGCTAACGGAGATTACCTGGGAGACAACCTGCCTGAAGACGGACACATGCAGCCCAGCTGTAGCCAGAGGAGGTGGCACGGACCACCCCCCGAGGGGAAGATGGTAGGGCCCGAGCGCCATGCTGGAGTGCCTGTGGACGGGTCATCCCAAGTGAAAGGAGAGGGGGTTATCACTGGCCTGACGTCCTGTGTTCACATGCTGAACAACCTGGCTACTACTAGAGGGGGATTGGTCCAGGTTGACCCCGCCTCTCTCCGTGCCGCCGCCCAAAAAGGCTGTGCCGAGTGTGACAGAGACATGTCCAGCCAGCAGGCTAACACACAtcctcacacacactcccaggCCGGCCACAGCCATAAAGGGGAGCCGGGGCATCGAAGCCTGCAGGGGCAGAGGGGGCTAGGCCATCAGGAGAGagcaagggaggaggagggagaggtagagcagGGAAACAGCCTGATgaaaggaggacaggaggagactatCAGCAGCTACTTCCAGTCCAGCGAGGTGGGGGGGTACGAGGGGGGGGAGGTGTACCATGAGAACAGCCAGGGTATGATGTGGGGCAACCAGCTGGAGCAAGGGgtggggggaagaggaggagcaggaagaggagggaCCCATCGTCACCACGGCCGGAGGGTTGACCGTCTAGACATCAACATCCAGATAGATGAGTCGTACTGCGTGGACATGGGGGAGGGGCTGAAGAGATGGAAGTGTCGTATGTGTGAAAAGTCTTACACCTCCAAGTACAACCTGGTAACTCACATCCTGGGTCACCAGGGCATCAAGCCCCACGCCTGCCCCCACTGTGGGAAGCTGTTTAAACAGCCCAGCCACCtgcagacccacctgctcacccACCAGGGAACTAGGCCTCATAAATGCACCGTGTGTAAGAAGGGCTTCACCCAGACCTCCCACCTGAAGAGACACATGCTGCAGCACACCGACGTCAAACCTTACAGCTGCCGCTTCTGTCGCCGCGGCTTCGCCTACCCCAGCGAGCTCCGCGCCCACGAGACCAAACACGAGCGCGGGCGCTGCCACGTGTGTTCCCAGTGTGGCATGGAGTTCCCCACCTACGCCCATCTGAAGCGCCACCAGACCAGCCACCAGGGACAGACTAGTTACCAGTGTACAGAGTGCAACAAGTCCTTCACCTACCGCAGCCAGCTGCAGAATCATCTACTGAAACACCAGAGTCCTCGGCCGTACTCCTGTTCCCACTGCGGGCTGGAGTTTGTCCAGCTGCACCACCTCCGCCAGCACGCCCTCACACACAAG GGAATGAAGGGTCATAAGTGTGAGGTGTGTTCCCGTGAGTTCACCTTGTCAGCCAACCTGAAGAGACACATGTTGATCCACAACAGCATCAGACCCTTCCAGTGTCACATCTGCTTCAAGAGCTTCATCCAGAAACAGACGCTCAAAACACACATGATCGTCCACCTGCCCGTCAAACCCTTCAAATGCAAG GTGTGCGGGAAGTCGTTCAACAGAATGTACAACCTGCTGGGTCACATGCACCTCCACGCCGGCTCCAAACCCTTCAAGTGTCCTTACTGCTCCTCCAAGTTTAACCTGAAGGGGAACCTCAGCCGACACATGAAGGTCAAACACGGCATGGACATCTCACCTGACGGACAAG